The following proteins are encoded in a genomic region of Chloroflexota bacterium:
- a CDS encoding transcription repressor NadR has protein sequence MDTQARRQEILAYLQAAGGPVPGRALAERFGVSRQIIVQDISVLRAAGHPIMATARGYIWLPAREHARARTVVAVRHTPEQTQDELERLVDAGVTVIDVIVEHPIYGEVRGQLMHSSRSDVYAFMEQLHETGAHLLSELTEGVHLHTLEADDPARLEAAQAALREAGYLIE, from the coding sequence ATGGACACGCAAGCACGGCGGCAGGAGATCCTCGCCTATCTGCAGGCGGCCGGGGGGCCGGTGCCGGGCCGCGCTCTGGCGGAGCGCTTCGGCGTCAGCCGCCAGATCATCGTTCAGGACATCAGCGTGCTGCGCGCGGCCGGACATCCCATCATGGCCACGGCTCGTGGCTATATCTGGCTGCCCGCGCGCGAACATGCCCGGGCCCGTACGGTGGTCGCCGTGCGTCACACGCCGGAGCAGACCCAGGACGAGCTGGAGCGTCTCGTCGATGCCGGGGTCACCGTGATCGACGTGATCGTGGAGCACCCCATCTATGGCGAGGTGAGGGGACAGTTGATGCACAGCAGCCGGTCGGACGTCTACGCCTTCATGGAGCAGCTGCATGAGACCGGCGCGCATCTGCTGAGCGAGCTGACCGAGGGCGTCCATCTCCACACGCTGGAGGCCGACGATCCGGCCCGCCTGGAGGCGGCTCAAGCGGCCCTTCGGGAGGCGGGGTATCTGATCGAATAG